Within the Desulfurella amilsii genome, the region TTAAAACGATGAACACTACTACTCACCACAGAAAGGTGCGGTTTTCAAGTCACACCTTTTGGGCTAATACAGAAATGAAACTCATTGTTTGTTTGAAGGATATGGTTCTTTTCAATAACTACAGCATTATTATTGTAGTCTATAAGCAAAACATAAGAAGTTTGTGTACCGTAATTCTTGCTTTTTACAAATATAGACGAGAGCATTTTTTCTTGCATTAAATCAATTCCTGTAGATGGGAGACTATCTTCAAATACTGTATCGTCGTATAAAATTTTAAATAGTTGTTTTATCATTAATTTTTTGTCTTGCGCGTAGAGAATGTCATTTTCAAATGCAGCTTTGGCTTTCTTTGTTTTAGGCCACGATATATCCAGTAAACTATTACTTAGGGTATGCAAGCCACTTTTTATTCGCATAAGTTGATTTTGAATGTTAGAAAAGTAGTAAAGGCAATCGATACTGCCAAATACTAAATTAAATGGATTATATAAAACAGGATTTGTACTCCTAATAAATCTTTTTGGGTCAACATTAGCAGTTAAATAGTCCCATACAATACGCCCTCTAGAAGGTGCGCTAGTTTTAAATAAATCAGGATTTCTATAGTTTGTTAAAAAAACCAATTTACCATTTTTTGTTATACCAAAAAAGCTGCCTAGTGCAAGCAAATCCCTTGGAGATAGCAACTCATCAGTTTCAGATTTATACCACTTAAATGGCAAACTCTTTCTTGCGTAGTAT harbors:
- a CDS encoding NRDE family protein, encoding MCLVVFALNKNPKYKLILAGNRDEYYARKSLPFKWYKSETDELLSPRDLLALGSFFGITKNGKLVFLTNYRNPDLFKTSAPSRGRIVWDYLTANVDPKRFIRSTNPVLYNPFNLVFGSIDCLYYFSNIQNQLMRIKSGLHTLSNSLLDISWPKTKKAKAAFENDILYAQDKKLMIKQLFKILYDDTVFEDSLPSTGIDLMQEKMLSSIFVKSKNYGTQTSYVLLIDYNNNAVVIEKNHILQTNNEFHFCISPKGVT